Within Lolium rigidum isolate FL_2022 chromosome 5, APGP_CSIRO_Lrig_0.1, whole genome shotgun sequence, the genomic segment TCGTATCAGCGCAGGTTGTGCGGACGAACTGCAGTGCCGATAATGCGCTCCGCAGTAGGCCGCGTGCCGTCCCGCGGCGGGCCGAAGCGCACCGGCAGGAACTCCTTCCTGTCATCGCCGCAGGGGAACATGGAGCCGGAGAAGTGCGCCGCGAACGCGTCCACACCCTGCGAATCCCAGCAGACACCAACATTCATTAGAACAGGATTTTAAGCACGGAGTTAAGGTTCCGATGCGAGGAGCGGCGCGCGTGGGTACCTGGATCTTGGCGTGCACCACCTCGCACACCTTCCCGGAGCCGACGGCGGCCCAGCTGTGGCCGTGGAGGAACGCGTgcagccggcgcgccgccggcgccgtcgtcaTGTTGACGAAGGCGTAGCCTTTGTTGAACCTTGTCCTGCGCCAACGAACCAAATGAGTCAAGAACTTAGGTCAGCTCGGATCGACACTCGATAGAACAAACGCCGTCGACCATGGCTACATGGGGAAAAGTAGTATCCGTATGAGCTTGCTTTTGCACCAGAAAATGGGAGTAGCACGTACCTGAAGTCGACTGGGAGGTAGAGGAAGTCGTACTCCGACCTCAAGACGGGGCGGCTTCGGCGCTGGGCCAGCTTATCGTTCTCCACGGCGCAATGCTGGTCGAGGATCTCCATCAATCTGCGCTTCCTGCGAAACAACAAAGTCTCCACCTTCTAAGCAACACACACGGGTAAAGGAACACAACACATCACTGCAGCAGTACTACTTACGAGAAGCTGTTGGGGATGTTGCAGATCATGAGAGAAGTCTTGCCGCTCCGTGGGTTGAAGGCCGGTTTGCTGCCCACGACCCCGCGAGGCAGGTGTGGGAGCTGCGGAACCGCCGCCCTCAGCTTCGGCCCCGGATGCACCACCTTCGCCGGCTTCTGGCGCTTCGACGCGGCAGCCTCGGGCTTCCAAGCGGTGAGGACTGACCGAGGGGATGGTTCGCCTTCCATCTCCGCCTTGGGCGactcgtcgctgccgtcgtcggcAATCTCCTTGATGGTGCAGCGTCTCGCCGGTAGCGGTGGCTGCGGCGGAGGTGTGCAGTAGGCCGGCACCGTGCTGGGACACACAGGTACCGCGCATACGGGTGGGCTGCAGAACACCGGCGCCGGAGGGGGGACGTGCAGCCATGGCAAGGTCGGGAACACGGAAGGGCCCATCGGAGCGATCCCGCCGACGAgagagcacggcggcggcggtggcggtgggagGAGGCAGCCCATGGGCAGGCCGAAAGGAGGCGGGGAAGAGGAGGAGACGAATGAAGGGGCAGCAGGGTTCAGGCGCGAGGTGGAGGAGGCAGCCATGGTGCCTTGGTGGTGGGGCTTCTTGTCTCGGCTTGTGGAGGAGCGGTTGGAGGAGAAGCAAGAAAGGCACAACGAGGGCTTGGAGAAGCTCCTGGCCAGGATCCAGGTGTTTATAAAGACTGGCCATGTCTGTtccagaaaaaaaaaaaagactggcATGGTGGGAGCGGTGAGTTTGTCTTGCTCGAAAGCCAAGAACGGTGGCTCACTCCACTTGCTTCTAGTATTGCATGTGTCTTCTGGCCTTTTATATTTCATTATTATCTTTTCCAGGATGGTAAGCTTCTTGGGACAATACTGGGAAAAGATAGATTTTCCTCTGGCAAACCGCCGCATACTAGATGACCAAACTAGTGTGTTATCTCTTCTTGGGTACCCAAAAAATGGATTATCACTATAATCTTGAACAAATACTCCCATGCCTCCACCGCatgatatttatttatttagacTAGTATTTTCCTTGTCGAAAATACTACTAGTACAGAAGAATAAGAGTAGGAGCTAGAGAAGAGAGCATGCGTTTGAGTTGAGATTGAACTCCGTTCCGTCCAAGATGTTCTGGACTAGAGGGTGCAGCGGCAGTACGGTCATGTCACTGCAGTAGCAGAGTATTCAACAGGCTAATACTGGTAGTATATTACCGCTCTAGGCAATGATTAGGAATCTTCATTTATACGCGCAGAGATTTTGATTTAGGTCTAGACGTCTAGTACGAGCCACTGCCGGTGCTGCACTAGCTAGGCGCATGCACTGCCAGTATCTCTCTATCTTTGAGTCCCAATGCTGTAGTAATCAATCTGTATAGCCTGCCGTGTCACCACCAATTCAAATTTGAGTTGAAAATACTAGAGCGAGGGCAGGAAAAGAGTGTCCGGAGACTGAGCAAGTGAGCAGCATCTCATTCAAAAATGCCACTAAATTAAGATAActtttaaaatgcaaatttatcTATGTTTGTATTGATTGAAGTTATCAATCTAGGCGGAAACAGGGCCATCATCCGGGCTCGGGTGTATACTAAATTACTAATATAGGGTGAGAAAAGCCCTCACTGTAGCGGTACGAGAAGGGAATACGGTATATGGTGGTGTACTACTCCATATATGCATGTATCTACATGTTGTTTAACAACCCTCTTAATCTaacggcatctccaacgcggcgacccatctcgcgcccgcgcgtccggatgggtccagccggacaaaaatgcggcccaacgcggggacgcaccgcaaaaacggacggccgcggcgtctggAACGTCGCACGCGGCGTCCTCTCGTGTCCGCCTGGTTcgcgtggctggcccagctgtcggtgcccaagtcctattaaatgtggactgggggagggggactgtccctatccagtccccactctccactccggccacacgcacgcgcgggctagagcttccgcgccgccatggccccgaagcgcgagttcctcccgtccgcgaacgaccacgaggccggcagcagccggccagtcgcgccggcggcgttcgccatggggccgccggctcctcccagacgcgaccggatctacgtcaccgttgcggtggcgcagatgttctgggatgccggcgtcccaatgccgtggggggacgtgcacctcccccacgatcgggttccggtgccgcccatcccgggcttcggccgcgcccgcgtcgcggagatccggagccgccgcgcgcagctgccggcggacatccaggaggaccccgcgtacggcgacgcaagtcccaactaggacttgtggttcgaggtggagcacgatgcgcgccggcacacgtgcttcatgtccgcgacggcgcggcctcgcgcgcagccgcgcacacctgcaAGGCGGGTTGGCCGCCGCCctggcggcctctacatcgacgagcccagccccagccccagccccagcaCCAGCCCGAGCCGCAGCCCcagcaccaggaggaggaggacgacccggagctacaggcggcgctcgcggcgtcccgcgagcagtgcgacctcgacgagctggccaaatggccgcacctcgccgagacgctgcgtgcctccgcgctggaggagaaggccaggaaggcccaggaggacgcccaggcggaggcgtgggccttcctcgagatggcgcgccggcaggaggaggccacgcgccaggcagcgctccgggaggaggaggagcgccgggccgcacctcgccgagacgctgcgcgcctccgcgctggaggagaaggccaggaaggcccaggaggacgcccaggcggaggcgtgggccttcctcgagatggcgcgccggtaggaggaggccacgcgccaggcggcgctccgggaggaggaggagcgccgggccgcgctcctGGCTGAGGAGGAACGCCGGGCCGCGCTCCGGCTAGCTAGAGGCGGAGCTGtaggccgcagcggaggagcagctccggaaggagtcTGCGCGGAGGGCAcgactgcgcaggccggcgagccctccgaacccgcactccgcctgggaaagggcgcagtggtcgccctggccggagtccccggcgccctccggcgtttcgagccggaacagcgcgtcgccgctgggggcgtcgtcgtcatcgacggcgacgacgacgagtactactgggggtagtactcgtcggcggccaccgtgctcgcaaaccctggctagggtttgttTTTTTAGTTTAAAACCCATATAGggatttcttttgtgtaaaaattgcccaaaatagggctaagtttaattaaccactagtttaaatttatttttgttgttttcctttttcattttcatttttgttttttattacATATGCGCCGCGTCCGCGTGTTGGGTGCagagtgcgacccaaacggacacgcggacgcgggccgctgtccgggtgtccgctcgcccacgcaaacggcccaaaacggacggcccagcgcgtccgtttggatcgctcggttggagatgccctaaccttcCCAGAAGAGGACACACGCCATGTAGAAACATCTAAACATTTAGCCCCTTGTGAAGAGGACTATAGTTCAAAAAGATAtaggaaattaagttttttttacTGTATGGATTAAGGTTGGGCGTGTTTATAAGAAAAAGCTTCACCCTAAAACTAAATCGCATAAGGATTCAAAAGTAATGAAGGTCCAACCTCAACGATACAATGATCTTTGCGTTTAGCAAAGCCATTTTACTCGTGGCCATGTGGACATGAGAGATGATGGGTCATACAAACTTTTTCAAAGAGTTTGTgaagtttttcatattcaccatCCAAATTAGTTTGCATGGTTATAATTTTACTATCAAACTTTTATTCAACAAGTTGCTTTTTGTTGGAAAAATTGATACATATCAAAGCGTTTCTTGAGCAAATAAATTCAAGTAAATTTACTAAAATGATATATGAAGATTACATAATATGCGTGATTTGCAATAGAACAAAGAGGACGGCCACAACATCAGATCACACGTGTTCCAAAGGAACAATGGAAACActagtaaaaatatgatatgacaAGTGATGAATCTTAGCTAGTTGACAAGGATCACAAATGTAAGAACTTATTCAATGTGAATGATCAAGTTTGGGCTGTTCTAAAATTTTGTTGCACTGCAAAGGAGGCTAAACGAACATGCAACCTAGAAGACGGCGACTTTATTGAAACGAAAGTTTGCTTTGCTGAGCTTCAAAGCCCTAGAGATCCCTCGCTAGCCAATCAATCAACCCCATACTTTGTGAATCAAAGGAGGAGGGTCCGATCTACACACCTACCCAATAAATTTAAAATTCCCCAAGTACTCCCAGATGGAACTTCTAACCCTAGATCTTCTTAGATGGGACCCTTGTTAAGAGGTCATAATGAAGCTTGATTGGATTTTTCGAAGTTCTTgatgttgttgggagcctccatttGAGGTGTGGAGCCATGCCACAACCTTGTGTGAAGGTTTGCCACGTCGGCCAACCTTGCTTAGCGGAGAAGTGGGTACACCTTTTGGTGGTAAACTCGGCGGAAAAGAATGTGACGCCTTTGTGGAGGTGGTGGCTTTTGTAGCACCTACCTCTCCAACTTAGATGTACCTCCATTTGGAAGGAACAACGGGAAACAATCGCCCGCGTCTCGTGTCTTGACTTTGGTTGTACCGTTCCTTTCACTCTTGCTCTCtattacttgttctacttgtggtTACTTTACTTGTTGTTCTTGTACCTTGATTTATCTTGTTCTTGCATCATATGGCTTCACCTCTGTATAAAGTGATTAAAACTTGGATTAGCTTCTATTCacacccacccccacccccacacACTCGCTCATATACCCTTTCACATGTTTTGATGTATGTCGCAGATCTGACCgaacaaatcatcaagagtggtgCCATGGTTGGCATCAATAGAGAAGATGCGAGAGTTTTAGGAGAGGCGTCCAACCGCTTCATTACATACCCCACGACTCATCATCGTCTATGATCTTGCTGGCAGCAACAAGTTTGGAGCATAACCCCTTCGTCTTGG encodes:
- the LOC124657373 gene encoding protein MEI2-like 6, with the translated sequence MAASSTSRLNPAAPSFVSSSSPPPFGLPMGCLLPPPPPPPCSLVGGIAPMGPSVFPTLPWLHVPPPAPVFCSPPVCAVPVCPSTVPAYCTPPPQPPLPARRCTIKEIADDGSDESPKAEMEGEPSPRSVLTAWKPEAAASKRQKPAKVVHPGPKLRAAVPQLPHLPRGVVGSKPAFNPRSGKTSLMICNIPNSFSKRRLMEILDQHCAVENDKLAQRRSRPVLRSEYDFLYLPVDFRTRFNKGYAFVNMTTAPAARRLHAFLHGHSWAAVGSGKVCEVVHAKIQGVDAFAAHFSGSMFPCGDDRKEFLPVRFGPPRDGTRPTAERIIGTAVRPHNLR